From Hydrogenimonas cancrithermarum, a single genomic window includes:
- a CDS encoding WGR domain-containing protein has product MDSKRSEARRKFRSSFVLTRVVNGRTRYYKIICQPTLFGEYVVVREYGSVHNRKATGQITQYFQSAEKAFETVISLLSQKRRKGYV; this is encoded by the coding sequence ATGGACTCGAAGAGAAGCGAAGCTCGTAGAAAATTCCGCTCCTCGTTCGTATTGACACGGGTTGTGAATGGCAGGACGAGGTACTACAAGATTATTTGTCAGCCTACTCTTTTTGGCGAATATGTTGTCGTTCGGGAATATGGGTCTGTCCATAATCGGAAAGCGACAGGCCAGATAACGCAATATTTTCAATCGGCGGAAAAAGCGTTTGAAACGGTTATATCTCTACTTTCTCAAAAGCGACGAAAAGGGTATGTTTAG